The Pungitius pungitius chromosome 10, fPunPun2.1, whole genome shotgun sequence genome has a window encoding:
- the si:dkey-251i10.3 gene encoding U3 small nucleolar RNA-associated protein 14 homolog A yields the protein MAKASKKKVSKTVVKVLDTTAAETPCVVYDEEDEEDLSKADEVITSEEEWEDGEDERKRQKLLEAISALGSKRKKTLRERSEPSVQMSEFTVKADGEGDKIDLSDLIGTVEKTSAVPAKTKKQLKNLQRSTKPIACPLSKQESQRIQRDVAFQKAATEVTRWKSIIKQNQRAEQLVFPLNQEPTGPKPMERVVSGWKAQTPLEQEIFAVLSVNKQPINDPILTPTEEASMRAMSLEDAKIRRAELQKARALQSYYEAKARREKKIKSKTYHKVQNKSKRKEFLKQFDEMVMADPASALEELNKIEVSRMQERMSLKHQNSGKWAKSKAIMAKYDDEARKAMQQQLAVNRKLTQKFVSSLNEEEEEKDEGDAEVLPKLVNDAEQVLDSLNPWMRGKLSEEHKEKDISNTVDLTAEGLGNTVGEDEEDVEETEEETLLREFDSRRKLRHALETDVAPLTYVDDEEDKVAAENPDVSDKEEEKLSEFTNLFRGIADSLLEAEANTAEAGEDHSTQLEEDLIRVRTLEDMELLIQENLPSGVAAAPPQQPPDTEILPSATQKMDKNRKRKRGIELKEVLTKGTKVIQVPLILTTEDNEDTEDCDDKLDQRGLIKEAFAGDDVISDFLKDKSKQEDAGMPKVVDLTLPGWGEWGGTSLKPSRRKRRRFKIKTVSPPPRKDQHLPSVIMSEKRNASTSLHQVSSLPFPFENHAQFESTIRSPLGRTWNTERTVKKISKPKVVTQMGAIIEPMAQEELLKDRKQVLTGF from the coding sequence ATGGCTAAAGCTTCGAAGAAGAAAGTTAGTAAAACCGTTGTCAAGGTATTGGATACAACTGCAGCGGAAACGCCATGTGTGGTTTACgatgaagaagatgaggaggatttAAGTAAAGCAGATGAAGTCATTACTAgtgaggaggagtgggaggacgGCGAAGATGAACGAAAACGGCAAAAGCTGTTGGAAGCCATCAGCGCTCTCGGTAGTAAGAGGAAGAAAACGCTGAGAGAGAGATCCGAACCGTCAGTCCAGATGTCAGAGTTTACCGTTAAGGCGGACGGGGAGGGCGACAAGATCGACCTGTCGGACCTCATCGGCACCGTAGAGAAAACCTCTGCCGTCCCGGCCAAGACCAAAAAGCAGCTGAAGAATCTGCAGCGGAGCACAAAGCCCATTGCGTGCCCTCTCAGCAAGCAGGAGAGTCAGAGGATCCAGAGGGATGTGGCATTCCAGAAGGCCGCTACAGAGGTGACCCGGTGGAAGAGCATCATCAAACAGAACCAGAGGGCGGAGCAGCTGGTGTTCCCCCTGAACCAGGAGCCCACTGGCCCTAAACCCATGGAAAGGGTGGTGAGCGGCTGGAAGGCGCAGACGCCCCTGGAGCAGGAGATCTTTGCAGTTCTGTCTGTTAACAAGCAGCCCATCAACGACCCCATCTTGACCCCAACCGAAGAGGCTTCAATGAGGGCAATGAGCCTGGAGGACGCCAAGATCCGTCGCGCAGAGCTGCAGAAAGCCCGGGCACTGCAGTCCTACTACGAGGCCAAGGcacggagagagaagaagatAAAGAGCAAGACATACCACAAAGTGCAGAACAAGTCAAAACGTAAAGAGTTCCTGAAGCAGTTTGATGAGATGGTGATGGCTGACCCCGCCTCTGCTCTAGAGGAGCTGAATAAGATTGAGGTGTCCAGGATGCAAGAGAGGATGTCCCTGAAGCACCAAAACAGTGGCAAATGGGCCAAGTCGAAGGCAATCATGGCCAAATATGATGATGAAGCTCGCAAAgccatgcagcagcagctggcggTAAACAGGAAGCTGACCCAGAAGTTTGTGAGCTCACtgaatgaagaggaggaggagaaggatgaagGCGACGCAGAGGTGCTTCCCAAACTGGTAAATGATGCAGAGCAAGTACTGGATTCTTTAAATCCCTGGATGAGAGGGAAGCTGTCTGAAGAGCATAAAGAAAAAGACATAAGTAATACTGTGGATCTCACGGCAGAGGGGCTTGGAAATACTgtaggagaggatgaggaggacgtTGAGGAAACAGAAGAGGAAACGCTTCTCCGAGAGTTTGACAGCAGGAGGAAACTGCGTCATGCTCTGGAGACTGATGTAGCGCCTTTGACATATGTGGACGATGAGGAGGACAAAGTTGCAGCAGAGAACCCAGATGTGtcagacaaagaggaagagaagctcTCAGAGTTCACAAATTTATTCCGTGGAATAGCAGACAGCCTCTTAGAGGCTGAAGCAAATACCGCTGAGGCAGGTGAAGACCACTCAACTCAGCTGGAGGAAGATCTGATCAGGGTTAGGACTCTGGAAGACATGGAGCTCCTCATTCAGGAGAATTTACCCAGTGGTGTagcagctgctccacctcagcAGCCCCCAGACACTGAAATCCTGCCCTCTGCAACTCAAAAGATGGACaagaacagaaagaggaagcGAGGGATCGAGCTGAAAGAGGTTCTCACCAAAGGGACTAAGGTCATTCAAGTCCCTCTCATTCTAACCACCGAAGACAATGAGGACACTGAGGACTGTGATGACAAGCTGGACCAGAGGGGACTCATTAAAGAGGCCTTTGCTGGAGATGACGTTATCTCAGATTTCCTTAAGGACAAGAGCAAGCAGGAAGATGCAGGGATGCCTAAGGTGGTTGACCTGACCCTTCCTGGGTGGGGCGAGTGGGGAGGGACGAGTCTCAAGCCATCCCGCCGCAAACGCAGGAGGTTCAAGATAAAGACGGTGTCACCTCCACCCAGGAAAGATCAACATCTGCCCAGCGTCATCATGTCAGAAAAGAGAAATGCCTCCACCAGCCTCCACCAGGTGAGCTCGCTGCCCTTTCCCTTTGAGAACCACGCACAGTTTGAGAGCACCATCCGCTCTCCGCTGGGACGCACCTGGAACACGGAGCGGACGGTCAAAAAGATCAGCAAGCCAAAGGTGGTCACCCAGATGGGCGCCATCATCGAGCCCATGgcccaggaggagctgctgaaggacaGGAAGCAGGTGCTCACTGGCTTTTAA